The genomic window GGTAATCctggctggaagggacctcgtGGTTCTGGTCCAACATCTCCTGCAGCGCTGTGGGCTGGCTCAGGGCTTCATCCAGCTGGCGTTTGAAAGACAAGGACAGAGATCCCACAGCCTTGTGgactctgctctgatgctgagtGGCCCTCATGGGGAAAGTTTTCCTTACATCTAGTGTGACCCTCTTCTTGCAAATGTTGCCTGCTTTCCCTTGTGCACCTGTCATTAGCAGCTgtgaagagcctggctccagcttCCTGACAGCCCTTTGTGTGTGCAGGTCGGGGGCTGCCTGAGCCCCTGGAGCCAAATCAtcaccaggctgcagcagctcagcttcCCATTTCTCTGCCAGTCCCTGGCTGTCCCGGTGCTGTCTGCAGGGCTCGCTCTGCTTTGCTGATATCTTTCTTGTATCAGGAGACCCAGCATTGGGCACAGGAGCTACCTGTGGTCTCAGGAGTGCAGATGGGTGCTGATGTCCTCTGAACATTTGTGTGAACCCTCGTCCTGACCGTCGTGCGCTGTGTCACAGGGCTCACTGGGCTGCGTGGGCTGACACTGATGTGCTGTAGGCCGGCAGGACAGCTGCCAGGCTTGGTTTTGCCTTATCCCTAGTTTCTGGGGAGCTTGCAGTCCCCTGCCCTGTTTTGTGACTCTTTTCTCCTGGTCCCTGGGAATTTGGCCATGGTCAGCGTCTTCCTCCCcaccaagcaaaacaaaccatttttggtgtgtgtgtggggacaCACAACATACCAGCATTCTATggttttctctgtgctgctcagggtgaACCCAGGGTACTCCCCGCACTGAAGCTGGGTGAGGTGAGCTCACAGAGTGTCTCACCATCCCCATGGCTTCGGGGAGAGCACTGTCCACATGCACCGCTAGCTTGGCGCCGTGCTTGCTAGGTGTCCTGCTCCCCTTGGAGCAAAGCACAGTGATGTTGTCTGGTGTCTGGATGAGGACAAGGGCATACCTCACTTGCACCTGACAGATCAAATCATTGCCACCGGTGTTTGATCTTCTGCTGTGTGTCAAAGCAGCACGGGATGTTGCTGCATCTGTCACAGTTTCCTGGCGGGATGTGGGCAGGAAACTGCATCATTGCTGTGGAGGGCAGTTGTGTCATATTGCTGGCAGCAGATGATGCCATTGCACCCACGCATGACACGAAGTGGACGTGCATGAGGCTCGCCAGGGGCACGCATGCCAAGCTCAGTCTCCGGGGCTCCAGGCTCCTTGatggttgttttctgttttccaggctggCCTCCAAATCTCAGCCTAAACAAAAGCGCAGGGAGGACGTAGGGTCCAGGAAGAGGTAAATGGCTCCAGTGGGCAGCCCGAGTGCCTGGAGCCCTGCTCAGCGCTGCTGGAGCCACACgtgtccctgtgctgctgggacagGGGCAGGGCCAGCAACTGGTGGGCGCCCAGGGGGCACAGTGCATCCCACCGGGGATGGAGCCAGGGGATGGAGCCAGGGGATGGAGTGAGGGGCAGGGACGGTGCAGCCGCAGGGGGGGCGACCGCCGACACCTCTGCTCCcggtggctgtgctgcaggctgtgctctCTCCTTGCAGGCTGTTCGCGGAGCGGCAGCAGCTCAACTACCGCCTGCACTCCGTGTCCTGCACGGGGACGGAGGTGCACCTCTCCATGTGCACCTTCCAGTTCTACCAGGGCAACACCTCCACAGCCTGCGGGGCCGGCATGCCCGCCGTTGtcagctgcctgcctgggcCCCTCTTCACCTCTGGCAGCACCCACAAGAAGAagcagcgccagcagcagcagggccaggtgAGCCCTGCAGGGTGGGTGTGCGGTGCTGTGGTGGCCCACAATGGCCACTGCCCTGTTGCAGGGCTCTGAGCCCTTGGCTGGGCCAAGAGCAGGCGTGTGGTGTccctggggcaggaggtggggacAGCGTTCTGTCCCTGCACGTCAcagccacctctgtgctgcACCGTGCTGTGCCGTGGCACACCGCTGTGCCATGCCACACTGTGCTGTGCCACGTTGTGCCGCACCGTGCCTGCCGTGCTGTGCCACACCGTGCCGCCCCACGCTGTCCCCTGCCATGCCCTGACCCCACTGCCCCGCAGCTGCGGATCCGGCTGAAGGGAGGTGCGAAGGCCGGGGAGGGCCGCGTCGAGGTGCTCAAGAGCAACGAGTGGGGCACAGTCTGCGATGACCGCTGGAACCTGCTGTCAGCCAGCGTGGTGTGCCGTGAGCTGGGTTTCGGCAGCGCCAAGGAAGCCCTCACTGGGGCACGCATGGGCCAAGGTGAGGGTCCTGGGCCAGGCATCGCTTTCAGATGGCTGCGGTGGGCGAGCCACAGCCAGGCCTGGCACTGCAGCTGCGGGCAGCACGTGGTGCAGGGCTTGCCCGGAGCATCCCGGGGGACTGCAGCCGCTCGGTCCtttggggagggcagggctgtgccggGAGGGGGGCACGGGCAGCTGCGGCGGGGGATGGTGcggctgggtgctgagccccacagcttctctgcaggGACAGGGCCAATCCACCTGAACGAGGTGCAATGCCTGGGCACCGAGAAGTCCCTCTGGAGCTGCCCCTTCAAGAACATCACGCAGGAGGACTGCAAGCACACAGAGGATGCAGCCGTCCGCTGCAACATCCCCTACATGGGCTACGAGAACCTGGTGCGTGTTGTGGTGGGGGCTGCGCATCCGTGGGGTTCCTGGCATCGGGGCCATGGAGTGGGGGGCTGAGGGACCACAGCAGTGCCTGTGTCACCTGCAGAGCCCGGGGAGCCCATGGGACCTAACATGGGATGTCCCCTCATCTGTCCTGTACTGCACCCCATTGTTGTTTCCTCCTGATCTGGGGAaagggctgcccaggggggttGGGGATTTCTGGGGACTGGAGTCCCAAACTGTCCCTGTGGGTAGGGTGGTGGAAGGGAGGCCCTGGGGGCGCTGAGAGCTCTGTGGTGCCTCCTGCTCAGTGGTGTggccagctgctccctgctgaagcacctgaaaaaaaatcgCTGTGGGCCAagcaagagagatttttttcaaactgaTGATGAAATGAGCAAATGGAGCAGCACCTTCCTTTGACCTAGTGTCTCATTTCATCCACTTTGGgctttttaacctttttaacACTCTCACGCTTGTCATTTCTGAAATGagaacacattttgaaatgaattattttcccTGCTTTGGTACACACTTCCTGAACCCACAAAGTTTTGGCCCCAAAAGTGCCATTTTTGGTGAGCTCCCAGCTCACCAAAAGttgtgcctggctctgctcagcTTCTGTCTGCTTCCTCCTTCATGCCGTGCTGCCCTGGCCCCGGGGCCCATCCAGGTGCTGCCGCGTGGCCCCGGCTGCCTGGGCAGGATGCGCTGTGGGACacggccccagcagcaggagcatcGCTCACGATGCCGATGACGCTGCCACTGCCTTTCTCTGCAGATTCGGCTGAGCGGGGGTCGGAGCCGCTTCGAGGGGCGGGTCGAGGTGGCGGTGGGGGCTGGCGACGGGGACGAGCTCCGCTGGGGTCTGGTCTGCGGCGAAGGCTGGGGTACGCTGGAGGCGATGGTGGTCTGTCGCCAGCTGGGTCTGGGATTCGCTAACCACGGCTTACAAGTAGGTGCTAGCGCCAGCTTGGCCAGGGCAGCGAGCCGCCACCACCACTGCTCCgcggggacggggatggggacacggggacggggacgtgGCGGGGGGCGGTGCAGTGCGGGGTGCACGCTCACGGCCCCAGGACTTCCCCACAGATCCGCCTAGCTGGCGGGAGGACGGCGTTCGAGGGCCGTGTGGAGGTGAAGCGCGGCAGTAAGTGGGGCACGGTGTGCAGCGATGGCTGGACCACCAAAGAGGCCATGGTGGCCTGCCGCCAGCTTGGCCTGGGCTACTCCCTGCACGCGGTGACGGTAGGTGCCGGCGGGGAGGCGCCTGGTGATGCCCTGGCAAACACAGACACCGGCGCTTCCCTGATGGCCCTGGGGCTGAGAGGGGTGATGGGACGTGGCCCCTCTGTGCCATAGGACGTGTGGGGGCAGCCTGAGGGGGTGGGCAGGGTACACCGAGGCAGAGTGCGTCTGAGCCGGGTCACCCAGAGCATTTGGCCCAGCCTGTCTCACCCACCCCAGGAGACGTGGTACTGGGATGCCAGCAACGTGACGGAGATGGTGCTGAGCGGTGTGAAGTGCGCTGGCCACGAGATGTCCCTGAGCCACTGCCAGCACCACGGCAGCAGCCTGAGCTGCAGGAACACGGGCACGCGCTTCGCCGCAGGCGTCATCTGCTCTGAGAGTGAGCGCTGGTGGGGACTGCGGGCACGGGGCCgtggggccaggggctgcagaggcagaagcTGTGGGCAAGGGGCTCCGCAGGtggtgggggctgtggggtcagcCTGTGCCGGCTGATGGAGGGGGGGGGTACATATTCACCTGGCTGGCTCAGCCCTGCTTGCGCTGCGCAGCGGTGTGTCCAGCCGTCCCTGAGCCACCGCCTGCTCCCCAGCCGCCTCCGACCTGCTGCTGCATGCGCCGCTGGTGCAGGAGACGGCGTACATCGAGGACCGGCCGCTGCACATGCTGTACTGTGCCGCCGAGGAGAACTGCCTCTCCAGCTCGGCCCGCCTGGCCAACTGGCCCTACGGGCACCGCCGCCTGCTCCGCTTCTCCTCCCAGATCCACAACAACGGCCGGGCCGACTTCCGTCCCAAGGCTGGCCGCCACTCCTGGGTCTGGCACGAGTGCCACCGGTGCGTGCAGGGAacggccggggctggggctgcgggcagcaggagggcagtggtgctgctggtgggcagGGGGAGGGTGGTGCCGGGACCCGTGTCATTTTCCCCAGTTTTGGCTCAGCGGtgttggggctgggggtgctggggggcaaggacggggctgcaggctgtgcgGGGGCTGAGCCTCCCCTTGCCGGGGCCACCTGGCTGGGGCCAGCCGTGTCCCATCCCAGGGcaaggctgagctctgccctaGCCTCGTGGTGCTGTGACCtcagagcaggggctgtggggacctTCCCAAGCACTGAGGGGGCGGGCAGCTGGGGGACCTGTCTCCTGTTTGCTCTGTGGggtttcctcagctgctgcttccaccTCTGGCCCTCCCTGAGGGTTGCAGTGGTGCAGAGGGGCATTGCGGGCTCTCTCACAGGCACTACCACAGCATGGACATTTTCACCCACTACGACATCCTGACTCCCAACGGCACCAAAGTGGCAGAGGGCCACAAGGCCAGCTTCTGCCTTGAGGACACAGAATGTGAAGAAGGTGGGAACCGCAAGGCTGTGGGGCACTGTCCCTGCCGTGTCCCCCCCtgtgcagggggctgcagcagggatgagCCG from Anas acuta chromosome 4, bAnaAcu1.1, whole genome shotgun sequence includes these protein-coding regions:
- the LOXL3 gene encoding lysyl oxidase homolog 3 isoform X2 — encoded protein: MVVVPRGGVWRGAKGHAAMGHHSTWTWQELLVLLGGLWLWGGSAQPTPPGPTRSPTPQLKFRLAGYPRKHNEGRIEVFYNDEWGTICDDDFTLANAHVLCRHLGFVAATGWAHSAKYGKGVGRIWLDNVNCAGGEKSIGDCKHRGWGNSDCSHEEDAGVICKDERIPGFKDSNVIETEQSHVEEVRLRPVVSGARRRLPVTEGVVEVRYKDGWAQICDEGWDTKNSRVICGMMGFPAEKKVNRNFYKRLKRAAKMKGRSPRLGSRLASKSQPKQKRREDVGSRKRLFAERQQLNYRLHSVSCTGTEVHLSMCTFQFYQGNTSTACGAGMPAVVSCLPGPLFTSGSTHKKKQRQQQQGQLRIRLKGGAKAGEGRVEVLKSNEWGTVCDDRWNLLSASVVCRELGFGSAKEALTGARMGQGTGPIHLNEVQCLGTEKSLWSCPFKNITQEDCKHTEDAAVRCNIPYMGYENLIRLAGGRTAFEGRVEVKRGSKWGTVCSDGWTTKEAMVACRQLGLGYSLHAVTETWYWDASNVTEMVLSGVKCAGHEMSLSHCQHHGSSLSCRNTGTRFAAGVICSETASDLLLHAPLVQETAYIEDRPLHMLYCAAEENCLSSSARLANWPYGHRRLLRFSSQIHNNGRADFRPKAGRHSWVWHECHRHYHSMDIFTHYDILTPNGTKVAEGHKASFCLEDTECEEDVAKRYECANFGEQGITVGCWDLYRHDIDCQWIDITDVKPGNYILQVVINPNFEVAESDFTNNAMKCNCKYDGHRIWVHSCHIGDALSEEASKRFEQYPGQLNNQIS
- the LOXL3 gene encoding lysyl oxidase homolog 3 isoform X3; protein product: MGHHSTWTWQELLVLLGGLWLWGGSAQPTPPGPTRSPTPQLKFRLAGYPRKHNEGRIEVFYNDEWGTICDDDFTLANAHVLCRHLGFVAATGWAHSAKYGKGVGRIWLDNVNCAGGEKSIGDCKHRGWGNSDCSHEEDAGVICKDERIPGFKDSNVIETEQSHVEEVRLRPVVSGARRRLPVTEGVVEVRYKDGWAQICDEGWDTKNSRVICGMMGFPAEKKVNRNFYKRLKRAAKMKGRSPRLGSRLASKSQPKQKRREDVGSRKRLFAERQQLNYRLHSVSCTGTEVHLSMCTFQFYQGNTSTACGAGMPAVVSCLPGPLFTSGSTHKKKQRQQQQGQLRIRLKGGAKAGEGRVEVLKSNEWGTVCDDRWNLLSASVVCRELGFGSAKEALTGARMGQGTGPIHLNEVQCLGTEKSLWSCPFKNITQEDCKHTEDAAVRCNIPYMGYENLIRLSGGRSRFEGRVEVAVGAGDGDELRWGLVCGEGWGTLEAMVVCRQLGLGFANHGLQETWYWDASNVTEMVLSGVKCAGHEMSLSHCQHHGSSLSCRNTGTRFAAGVICSETASDLLLHAPLVQETAYIEDRPLHMLYCAAEENCLSSSARLANWPYGHRRLLRFSSQIHNNGRADFRPKAGRHSWVWHECHRHYHSMDIFTHYDILTPNGTKVAEGHKASFCLEDTECEEDVAKRYECANFGEQGITVGCWDLYRHDIDCQWIDITDVKPGNYILQVVINPNFEVAESDFTNNAMKCNCKYDGHRIWVHSCHIGDALSEEASKRFEQYPGQLNNQIS
- the LOXL3 gene encoding lysyl oxidase homolog 3 isoform X1, with amino-acid sequence MVVVPRGGVWRGAKGHAAMGHHSTWTWQELLVLLGGLWLWGGSAQPTPPGPTRSPTPQLKFRLAGYPRKHNEGRIEVFYNDEWGTICDDDFTLANAHVLCRHLGFVAATGWAHSAKYGKGVGRIWLDNVNCAGGEKSIGDCKHRGWGNSDCSHEEDAGVICKDERIPGFKDSNVIETEQSHVEEVRLRPVVSGARRRLPVTEGVVEVRYKDGWAQICDEGWDTKNSRVICGMMGFPAEKKVNRNFYKRLKRAAKMKGRSPRLGSRLASKSQPKQKRREDVGSRKRLFAERQQLNYRLHSVSCTGTEVHLSMCTFQFYQGNTSTACGAGMPAVVSCLPGPLFTSGSTHKKKQRQQQQGQLRIRLKGGAKAGEGRVEVLKSNEWGTVCDDRWNLLSASVVCRELGFGSAKEALTGARMGQGTGPIHLNEVQCLGTEKSLWSCPFKNITQEDCKHTEDAAVRCNIPYMGYENLIRLSGGRSRFEGRVEVAVGAGDGDELRWGLVCGEGWGTLEAMVVCRQLGLGFANHGLQETWYWDASNVTEMVLSGVKCAGHEMSLSHCQHHGSSLSCRNTGTRFAAGVICSETASDLLLHAPLVQETAYIEDRPLHMLYCAAEENCLSSSARLANWPYGHRRLLRFSSQIHNNGRADFRPKAGRHSWVWHECHRHYHSMDIFTHYDILTPNGTKVAEGHKASFCLEDTECEEDVAKRYECANFGEQGITVGCWDLYRHDIDCQWIDITDVKPGNYILQVVINPNFEVAESDFTNNAMKCNCKYDGHRIWVHSCHIGDALSEEASKRFEQYPGQLNNQIS
- the LOXL3 gene encoding lysyl oxidase homolog 3 isoform X4 translates to MVVVPRGGVWRGAKGHAAMGHHSTWTWQELLVLLGGLWLWGGSAQPTPPGPTRSPTPQLKFRLAGYPRKHNEGRIEVFYNDEWGTICDDDFTLANAHVLCRHLGFVAATGWAHSAKYGKGVGRIWLDNVNCAGGEKSIGDCKHRGWGNSDCSHEEDAGVICKDERIPGFKDSNVIETEQSHVEEVRLRPVVSGARRRLPVTEGVVEVRYKDGWAQICDEGWDTKNSRVICGMMGFPAEKKVNRNFYKLASKSQPKQKRREDVGSRKRLFAERQQLNYRLHSVSCTGTEVHLSMCTFQFYQGNTSTACGAGMPAVVSCLPGPLFTSGSTHKKKQRQQQQGQLRIRLKGGAKAGEGRVEVLKSNEWGTVCDDRWNLLSASVVCRELGFGSAKEALTGARMGQGTGPIHLNEVQCLGTEKSLWSCPFKNITQEDCKHTEDAAVRCNIPYMGYENLIRLSGGRSRFEGRVEVAVGAGDGDELRWGLVCGEGWGTLEAMVVCRQLGLGFANHGLQETWYWDASNVTEMVLSGVKCAGHEMSLSHCQHHGSSLSCRNTGTRFAAGVICSETASDLLLHAPLVQETAYIEDRPLHMLYCAAEENCLSSSARLANWPYGHRRLLRFSSQIHNNGRADFRPKAGRHSWVWHECHRHYHSMDIFTHYDILTPNGTKVAEGHKASFCLEDTECEEDVAKRYECANFGEQGITVGCWDLYRHDIDCQWIDITDVKPGNYILQVVINPNFEVAESDFTNNAMKCNCKYDGHRIWVHSCHIGDALSEEASKRFEQYPGQLNNQIS
- the LOXL3 gene encoding lysyl oxidase homolog 3 isoform X5 is translated as MVVVPRGGVWRGAKGHAAMGHHSTWTWQELLVLLGGLWLWGGSAQPTPPGPTRSPTPQLKFRLAGYPRKHNEGRIEVFYNDEWGTICDDDFTLANAHVLCRHLGFVAATGWAHSAKYGKGVGRIWLDNVNCAGGEKSIGDCKHRGWGNSDCSHEEDAGVICKDERIPGFKDSNVIETEQSHVEEVRLRPVVSGARRRLPVTEGVVEVRYKDGWAQICDEGWDTKNSRVICGMMGFPAEKKVNRNFYKLFAERQQLNYRLHSVSCTGTEVHLSMCTFQFYQGNTSTACGAGMPAVVSCLPGPLFTSGSTHKKKQRQQQQGQLRIRLKGGAKAGEGRVEVLKSNEWGTVCDDRWNLLSASVVCRELGFGSAKEALTGARMGQGTGPIHLNEVQCLGTEKSLWSCPFKNITQEDCKHTEDAAVRCNIPYMGYENLIRLSGGRSRFEGRVEVAVGAGDGDELRWGLVCGEGWGTLEAMVVCRQLGLGFANHGLQETWYWDASNVTEMVLSGVKCAGHEMSLSHCQHHGSSLSCRNTGTRFAAGVICSETASDLLLHAPLVQETAYIEDRPLHMLYCAAEENCLSSSARLANWPYGHRRLLRFSSQIHNNGRADFRPKAGRHSWVWHECHRHYHSMDIFTHYDILTPNGTKVAEGHKASFCLEDTECEEDVAKRYECANFGEQGITVGCWDLYRHDIDCQWIDITDVKPGNYILQVVINPNFEVAESDFTNNAMKCNCKYDGHRIWVHSCHIGDALSEEASKRFEQYPGQLNNQIS